Proteins from a genomic interval of Amphiura filiformis chromosome 9, Afil_fr2py, whole genome shotgun sequence:
- the LOC140161112 gene encoding magnesium transporter NIPA2-like: protein MSPKAGPAETRDFYIGLTLAVSSSIFIGSSFIVKKKALIKLSTHSTRAGDGGFGYLREWLWWAGFLLLAFGEFCNFLAYAFAPATLVTPLGALSVLVAAVMSSYFINEALNLLGKIGCCLCILGSIVMVVHAPEEETCNSLEELGRRLQDPAFITYGVLVLIMAMLLICYYAPRYGQTNILIYITICSVIGSLSVMACKGLGIAVKEFFEGKPAAQNILTWICIFCLIVFITTQMNYLNKALDMFNTSVVTPIYYVFFTSSVILASCILFQEWMRMNTQDVLGTLAGFGTIISGIFLLHAFKDVNISWTDLPSTTRSNDKNGSTKNTTFLSLNHVDRNGGNHLIEDEEVTLLDDLESGRIRENHK from the exons ATGTCCCCCAAGGCAGGTCCTGCAGAGACTAGGGACTTCTACATTGGTCTTACGCTAGCAGTTAGCTCCAGTATATTCATAGGGTCCAGTTTTATAGTGAAGAAGAAAGCCTTGATTAAATTGTCGACGCATTCTACAAGAGCAG GTGATGGAGGGTTTGGTTACCTCAGAGAATGGTTATGGTGGGCTGGTTTTCTACTAT TGGCGTTTGGTGAATTCTGCAACTTCCTTGCTTATGCATTTGCGCCAGCAACGTTGGTGACCCCTCTAGGAGCACTTAGTGTCCTTGTTGC ggCTGTCATGTCATCCTACTTCATCAACGAAGCTCTCAACCTTCTAGGAAAGATAGGGTGCTGTCTATGTATACTAGGATCAATAGTCATGGTGGTACATGCACCAGAAGAAGAAACATGTAATTCTTTGGAAGAGCTGGGAAGAAGACTACAAGATCCTG CTTTCATTACTTATGGAGTTCTAGTGCTCATCATGGCAATGTTACTGATATGCTACTATGCTCCTCGTTACGGACAGACAAACATACTAATCTACATAACAATATGCTCTGTAATTGGCTCCCTATCTGTCATGGCATGCAAAGGACTTGGAATTGCAGTCAAGGAGTTCTTTGAAGGCAAACCAGCTGCTCAAAATATACTTACatggatttgcatattttgtttaatAGTGTTTATCACTACACAAATGAACTACTTAAATAAAGCACTAGATATGTTTAATACTTCGGTAGTCACTCCTATATATTATGTGTTCTTCACAAGTAGCGTTATACTTGCGTCATGTATTCTATTTCAAGAATGGATGCGTATGAACACACAAGATGTTCTAGGTACTCTAGCCGGATTTGGAACTATTATCAGTGGCATCTTCCTCTTGCATGCATTTAAAGATGTTAACATCAGTTGGACAGACTTGCCATCTACTACAAGGTCAAACGATAAGAATGGTAGCACAAAAAACACAACTTTTTTATCCTTGAACCATGTAGATAGAAATGGTGGTAACCACCTTATTGAAGATGAAGAGGTGACACTATTGGATGATTTAGAGAGCGGACGAATACGGGAGAATCACAAATAG